A part of Larkinella insperata genomic DNA contains:
- a CDS encoding ABC transporter permease, with amino-acid sequence MLRNYVKIALRNLWRNQLYTGLNVGGLAIGLAACLLMALYVAHEFSYDGFHANADRIVRVTSLMTTPESPLVLASSPVPLATTLKQNYPEVETAVRLTPFEGIVRHGEKLLKEPDVYFADRDIVTVFSYPFLAGNPATALASPNSVVLTERLAKKYFGKTDVLGQTIEFDKRLYQVTGIMADAPSNTDLPVSALLGREFKGVRSWVDDDFPCYTYVLFRQQPNLADFSRKLAQIADKYANPELKKMGAEGYSLRFPVELLKDVHYSEGKMVDTPKGNKQYGYLFAFLAVFVLVIALLNYINLLTAKATERAREVGVRKANGAQRGQLIRQFLLESWLLSGLAVGVAVFLGLAAVPFFNELLSMRLQIAAPDAVALLFVTWGLITLAGGLYPAFVLSNYRPVEALKGSGPAFRLGTYGKGAWLRKSVIVFQFVLAVGMIAGVLVIRQQMNFLQNHDLGFTKERILIVYLPDDSTARAGAVALANSLKSRTEIDRVTLGSGMQVGGLLPMASTNIASNGRKREIMTNYLFVDDQFLPLLNIRLKDGRNLSSQSKADLNGGFIVNEAFVKMAGWKQGVGQTISGFDHKGKVIGVVKNFHYRSLHNLVEPLVIVYNTFPASSLMMNMQPEHLAVVKAIWQRHYPAHPFDYKFLDESVEAQYAKDRLMTTVFNGFAALTVLVSCLGLFGLVTFTTGQRTKEIGIRKILGASVVNVVLLLSKDFLKLVFIAIFIAAPVAWYALDRWLQDFAYRVGLEGWSFAWAGGLAVLIALLTVSYQSVKAALMNPVNSLKEP; translated from the coding sequence ATGCTTCGCAACTACGTCAAAATCGCCCTGCGTAACCTCTGGCGCAACCAATTATACACGGGTTTGAACGTCGGGGGGCTGGCCATTGGGTTAGCCGCCTGTCTGCTGATGGCGCTGTATGTAGCCCACGAATTTTCGTACGACGGTTTTCACGCCAACGCCGACCGGATCGTGCGCGTCACCAGCCTCATGACAACGCCCGAATCACCCCTGGTGCTGGCGTCGAGCCCCGTTCCACTGGCAACAACCTTAAAGCAGAATTATCCGGAAGTAGAAACGGCCGTGCGGCTGACGCCTTTTGAAGGGATCGTCCGGCACGGGGAAAAGCTGCTCAAAGAACCGGATGTGTATTTCGCTGACCGGGACATAGTTACGGTTTTTTCGTATCCGTTCCTGGCCGGGAATCCGGCAACGGCCCTGGCCAGCCCAAACAGCGTGGTTCTGACGGAACGGCTGGCTAAAAAATATTTCGGGAAGACCGACGTGCTGGGCCAGACCATCGAATTTGATAAACGGCTTTACCAGGTTACGGGGATCATGGCCGATGCGCCCAGCAACACCGACCTGCCCGTAAGCGCCCTGTTAGGACGCGAATTCAAGGGCGTCCGTTCGTGGGTAGACGACGATTTTCCGTGCTACACCTACGTCCTTTTCCGCCAGCAGCCCAATCTGGCCGATTTTAGCCGGAAACTGGCGCAGATCGCCGACAAATACGCCAATCCGGAACTGAAGAAAATGGGAGCGGAAGGCTATTCGCTCCGCTTCCCGGTGGAGCTTCTGAAAGACGTGCATTACAGCGAGGGCAAAATGGTCGATACGCCCAAAGGCAACAAACAGTACGGGTATCTATTCGCGTTTCTGGCCGTGTTTGTGCTGGTCATTGCGCTTCTGAACTACATCAATCTGCTCACCGCCAAAGCCACCGAACGGGCCCGGGAAGTGGGCGTGCGGAAGGCCAACGGAGCGCAACGGGGGCAGCTCATCCGGCAGTTTTTGTTAGAATCGTGGCTCCTGAGCGGGCTGGCGGTTGGCGTAGCGGTGTTTTTGGGGCTGGCGGCCGTGCCGTTTTTCAACGAACTGCTGAGTATGCGGCTGCAAATAGCGGCTCCGGATGCGGTTGCCCTGCTTTTCGTTACGTGGGGGCTCATCACGCTGGCGGGCGGTCTGTATCCGGCGTTTGTTCTGTCGAATTACCGGCCCGTCGAAGCGCTGAAAGGAAGCGGACCGGCGTTCCGGCTCGGAACCTACGGCAAAGGAGCCTGGCTGCGCAAATCGGTCATCGTTTTTCAGTTTGTCCTGGCCGTCGGCATGATCGCGGGGGTGCTGGTGATCCGGCAGCAGATGAACTTCCTGCAAAATCACGATTTGGGTTTCACGAAAGAACGCATTTTGATCGTCTACCTGCCCGACGATTCGACCGCCAGGGCGGGAGCCGTCGCTTTGGCCAACAGCCTGAAAAGCCGTACCGAAATAGACCGGGTCACGCTGGGGTCGGGTATGCAGGTGGGCGGTTTGTTGCCAATGGCTTCAACAAACATCGCCAGCAACGGACGGAAGCGCGAAATCATGACCAATTACCTGTTTGTCGACGACCAGTTTTTGCCCTTGCTGAACATCCGGCTAAAGGACGGCCGGAACCTTTCGTCGCAATCAAAAGCTGACCTGAACGGCGGCTTCATCGTCAACGAAGCGTTTGTCAAAATGGCGGGCTGGAAGCAGGGCGTCGGGCAGACCATCAGCGGTTTCGACCACAAAGGGAAAGTGATCGGCGTGGTCAAAAACTTTCACTACCGTTCCCTGCACAACCTGGTGGAGCCGCTGGTCATTGTTTACAACACATTCCCGGCCAGCAGCCTGATGATGAACATGCAGCCTGAGCACCTGGCGGTGGTCAAAGCAATCTGGCAGCGGCATTACCCGGCGCATCCGTTCGACTATAAATTCCTGGATGAATCGGTCGAAGCGCAATACGCGAAAGACCGGCTGATGACGACGGTTTTTAACGGTTTTGCGGCATTAACTGTGCTGGTTTCTTGCCTGGGACTGTTTGGTTTAGTTACCTTTACAACGGGACAGCGAACAAAAGAGATCGGGATACGCAAGATTTTGGGTGCCTCCGTCGTTAACGTGGTGTTATTGCTCTCCAAAGATTTTCTCAAGTTAGTTTTCATTGCCATTTTCATTGCTGCGCCGGTTGCCTGGTATGCGCTGGATCGCTGGTTGCAGGATTTCGCGTATCGTGTGGGATTGGAAGGATGGAGTTTCGCATGGGCGGGTGGTTTGGCCGTTCTGATTGCGCTGCTGACCGTCTCGTACCAGTCGGTGAAAGCCGCGTTGATGAATCCGGTGAATAGCCTGAAAGAGCCCTGA
- a CDS encoding ABC transporter permease: MLQNYLKVSLRGLRRDPVYSAIHLAGLSVALAFGLLTYAFVNHERSFDRFHADADRIYRFESTDFFDFEGKPALRPLNLPFFSAEENHSFVFPVIFGLEIKQQLPEFQDVIRMTRPYESVVKYGVTSVYEKAILHTDANYFTFFSLPLTLGRPEQVLAGLHNAVISEGLRQKLFAGENPIGKAIHYDGRVYTVSGVMQNPPSNTTLNAELVVRLESDPSYREQLERRYNTSNVYTLGKLRATASLPQTTAKLAAVGPQLFKEMIDDVQKYASPEQKSRLAHKPFLLTIRPLVDTHFSFNERWNCTVSPTNVYLLVSISVLILLVAGLNYIIISLSKLAGRLQEVGVRKVVGASPQQLAVQLWLETVLVVGLAAVISLFLALVLLPTFNALTDRTLSVFDVLQIGNLLGLLAMIGAVSVLAGIYPALLFARFRPTLFLGQNRTYKINPLVIQGMMGVQFVLSLMLVMAGITMHRQLTFIQEKDLGLTKDLVLKIKNLQPFGTDRGSLVYERLLRYQATNPDVVMIASSAGAYGEDGFNRNGTTIKGQKYWALEQAIDYHFFDLMGIKLRQGRLFSPKISSDSAKSVKAVVVNETLAKLLGDELVFNQPLEALNGRTIIGVVNDHNIEPLTKAILPAYYKIALWYQGVFYLKLTPGNLPDKVARIARDWPQLSDGQPFEYSFLDQDLAARYRDYERWTTLTQLATGIALLIAALGLFGLAGIQAINRIKEVGIRKIMGATVGQLWLLLNRRTLALVAVSFGLAIPLSTWLMNRWLANFAYRIDLNWTIFALAGGLGFLVALAAVSYHTIRTALMNPVESLRTE, encoded by the coding sequence ATGCTCCAAAATTATCTCAAAGTTTCTCTGCGCGGCCTCCGTCGCGACCCGGTTTATTCTGCCATCCACCTGGCCGGTTTGTCCGTTGCGCTAGCCTTTGGTCTGCTGACCTACGCGTTTGTCAATCACGAACGATCCTTCGACCGTTTTCATGCCGACGCCGACCGGATTTACCGGTTTGAATCGACCGATTTTTTTGATTTTGAAGGCAAACCGGCTTTACGCCCGCTGAACCTCCCTTTCTTTTCGGCCGAAGAAAACCACAGTTTTGTTTTTCCGGTGATTTTTGGGTTGGAAATCAAGCAGCAGCTGCCCGAATTTCAGGACGTTATCCGAATGACCCGGCCGTACGAAAGTGTGGTGAAATACGGGGTAACATCGGTTTATGAAAAGGCGATTCTGCACACGGACGCCAATTATTTCACGTTCTTTTCGCTTCCGCTCACCCTTGGCCGACCCGAACAGGTGCTGGCCGGATTGCACAATGCCGTCATTTCGGAAGGGCTGCGGCAAAAACTATTTGCGGGCGAAAATCCGATTGGAAAAGCCATTCACTACGACGGGCGGGTTTATACGGTGTCGGGCGTGATGCAGAATCCTCCGTCGAATACCACCCTGAATGCAGAACTGGTTGTGCGGCTGGAAAGTGATCCGTCGTACCGCGAGCAGCTCGAACGGCGCTACAATACCAGCAACGTTTACACCCTGGGCAAACTGAGAGCAACGGCGTCGCTGCCGCAAACCACGGCCAAACTGGCCGCCGTAGGCCCGCAGCTTTTCAAGGAAATGATTGATGACGTACAGAAATATGCTTCGCCCGAACAGAAAAGCCGTCTGGCCCATAAGCCGTTCCTGCTCACGATTCGTCCGCTGGTCGATACGCATTTTTCGTTCAACGAGCGCTGGAACTGCACGGTTTCGCCCACCAACGTCTACCTGCTGGTTTCCATCAGTGTTTTGATTCTGCTCGTTGCGGGACTTAATTATATCATTATCTCGCTGTCAAAACTGGCGGGTCGCCTGCAGGAGGTGGGCGTGCGGAAAGTGGTGGGGGCTTCTCCGCAGCAACTGGCGGTGCAGCTCTGGCTCGAAACCGTATTGGTGGTGGGGCTGGCTGCGGTAATCAGCCTTTTTCTGGCGCTGGTCCTGTTGCCCACGTTCAACGCCCTGACCGACCGCACGTTGTCGGTTTTTGACGTGCTGCAAATCGGTAACCTGCTGGGCCTGCTTGCCATGATCGGGGCGGTTAGCGTGCTGGCGGGAATTTACCCGGCGCTGTTATTTGCGCGGTTTCGCCCCACCTTGTTTCTGGGCCAGAACCGTACCTACAAAATCAATCCGCTGGTCATTCAGGGAATGATGGGCGTGCAGTTTGTGCTTTCCCTGATGCTCGTGATGGCAGGCATTACCATGCACCGGCAACTGACGTTCATCCAGGAAAAAGACCTGGGCCTGACCAAAGATCTGGTGCTTAAAATCAAGAATTTACAGCCGTTCGGGACCGACCGTGGTTCGTTGGTGTATGAACGGTTGTTGCGTTACCAGGCCACCAACCCGGATGTCGTAATGATCGCCAGCAGCGCCGGAGCCTACGGCGAAGACGGTTTTAACCGGAACGGAACCACCATCAAAGGCCAGAAATACTGGGCGCTGGAGCAGGCTATCGACTATCATTTCTTTGACCTGATGGGCATCAAGCTCCGGCAGGGGCGGCTTTTTTCGCCAAAAATTAGCTCAGACAGCGCCAAAAGTGTGAAAGCCGTGGTTGTCAACGAGACGCTGGCGAAGCTGCTGGGTGACGAACTGGTTTTTAACCAACCGCTGGAAGCGCTCAACGGGCGGACAATTATCGGGGTGGTGAACGACCACAACATCGAACCGCTCACCAAAGCCATTCTGCCCGCTTACTACAAAATTGCGCTTTGGTACCAGGGCGTATTTTACCTGAAACTGACCCCCGGCAACCTGCCCGACAAAGTGGCCCGCATCGCCCGGGACTGGCCGCAACTCTCCGACGGACAACCGTTTGAGTACTCTTTTCTGGATCAGGATCTGGCGGCCCGTTACCGCGACTATGAGCGCTGGACCACGCTGACGCAACTGGCTACTGGCATTGCCCTGCTGATTGCGGCTCTGGGCTTGTTCGGGCTGGCGGGCATTCAGGCCATCAACCGGATCAAAGAAGTGGGCATCCGGAAGATCATGGGCGCGACGGTTGGGCAGTTGTGGCTGCTTCTAAACCGCCGGACGTTGGCGCTGGTTGCCGTGTCGTTTGGTCTGGCTATCCCGCTATCCACCTGGCTGATGAACCGCTGGCTGGCTAATTTCGCCTACCGCATCGACTTAAACTGGACCATCTTTGCGCTGGCGGGCGGTCTGGGCTTTCTGGTGGCGCTGGCGGCTGTCAGTTACCACACCATCCGAACGGCGTTGATGAACCCGGTGGAAAGTTTGCGAACGGAGTAA
- a CDS encoding M20/M25/M40 family metallo-hydrolase, producing MIQLLRSTAFHFVLLGLCFTNLRAQETVPVDKRYTDEIKALANRPAVKAAFQTLMDLEPQTKQDLITLTETPAPPFKEEVKARKYAAMLKEAGVDSVWIDDVGNVIGKRKGRSGKRTVVVEAHLDTVFPEGTDVQVKQKGDTLYAPGVGDDTRGLVALLTVLKGLEKAKIETDADVWFVGAVGEEGLGDLRGVKHLFKTAGSKINSYIAVDGDGISEIVHRGLGSYRYRITFKGPGGHSYGAFGIVNPHSALGKAIHYFTDEADKFTRQGIKTTYSVSVIGGGTSVNAIPFESWMEIDMRSESPERLNGIDQLLQKAVQRALKEENGLKRSGPDLTVDIKKIGDRPSGKIEPTVPLVQRAMAVSTYLGAKPRLEVSSTNANTPISLGVPAITIGSGGTGGNVHSLKEWWLNDKGYLGLQNVLLVLLAEAGIK from the coding sequence ATGATTCAACTGCTCAGATCCACGGCTTTCCATTTCGTACTTCTCGGCTTATGCTTTACGAATCTCCGCGCTCAGGAAACCGTGCCGGTCGACAAACGCTACACCGATGAAATCAAGGCACTGGCGAATCGTCCGGCGGTGAAGGCGGCTTTTCAGACCTTGATGGACCTGGAACCGCAAACCAAACAGGACCTGATTACGCTGACCGAAACACCGGCTCCCCCCTTCAAAGAGGAAGTGAAAGCCCGAAAATATGCCGCCATGCTGAAAGAAGCCGGGGTTGATTCGGTCTGGATCGACGACGTGGGCAACGTGATTGGCAAGCGCAAAGGCCGCTCCGGCAAACGCACCGTTGTGGTGGAAGCGCACCTGGATACGGTTTTCCCGGAAGGCACCGACGTGCAAGTGAAGCAGAAAGGCGACACACTCTACGCGCCCGGCGTCGGGGATGATACCCGCGGCCTGGTCGCCCTGCTGACGGTGTTGAAGGGGTTGGAAAAAGCAAAGATCGAGACCGATGCCGATGTCTGGTTTGTTGGGGCCGTGGGCGAAGAAGGGTTGGGCGACTTGCGGGGCGTCAAGCACCTGTTTAAAACGGCTGGTTCCAAAATCAATTCCTACATCGCCGTCGATGGCGACGGCATCAGCGAAATTGTGCACCGGGGGCTAGGCTCCTACCGCTACCGGATTACATTCAAGGGTCCCGGCGGACATTCGTACGGCGCCTTCGGGATTGTGAACCCGCACAGCGCGCTGGGTAAAGCGATTCATTACTTCACAGACGAGGCCGACAAATTTACCCGCCAGGGAATCAAAACCACCTACAGCGTCAGCGTGATTGGCGGGGGCACTTCGGTAAACGCCATCCCGTTTGAGTCGTGGATGGAAATTGACATGCGCTCCGAAAGCCCCGAGCGGCTCAACGGCATCGACCAGTTGCTGCAAAAAGCCGTTCAGCGGGCCTTGAAAGAAGAAAACGGCCTGAAGCGCAGCGGCCCGGATTTGACGGTAGACATCAAAAAAATCGGCGACCGTCCTTCCGGCAAAATCGAACCGACGGTTCCGCTCGTTCAGCGGGCTATGGCGGTTTCTACGTATCTGGGCGCGAAACCCCGGCTGGAGGTTTCCTCGACCAACGCCAACACGCCGATTTCGCTGGGCGTTCCGGCCATCACCATCGGCAGCGGGGGCACGGGCGGCAACGTTCATTCCCTAAAGGAGTGGTGGCTGAATGACAAAGGGTATCTCGGACTGCAAAACGTGCTGCTCGTGCTGCTGGCCGAAGCGGGGATAAAATAA
- a CDS encoding ABC transporter permease — translation MLYNYVKIAFRNLLKNKLFSGVNVAGLALGIAAFLLILEYISFEKSVNGFHRNLPTLYRMVWQNKQGDVWADMAPAVATVMKQEFPEVRRFCRIVDNSISGIVSTTNSKNPQDTKAFRETSLALADASFFELFTFPLLEGDAATALTRPNTVALSESYARKYFGAAKAIGQVLMLNNQFGQTPYTVTGVYADMPQNSDLQFGLVFSLQTLANPANLNGNEWARLDSFDGAYLTTFLQLPEGTDYRLLEEKFDQLKKKIRPQDENRMHLQPAAQLHLGASLSDPYPTTGNLGVIYLLGGIAGLILIIAWFNYVNLSTAGALKRAKEVGVRKVVGAGRGQLVGQFLGESFLLNLLGFGLALLLVSGLQAAFNGLVNKELSLRMLLSNRFWLVGLGLLIFGAVASGGYTAFALSSFQPLQTLKGAFGKSAKGGSLRKSLVVFQFGVSLVLMIGTFVLYQQLQFMQNQKLGFQLEQRVVIQGPEVGKDASFSSRMAAFEHELEQRPYVKNYCNTGTVPGNYYNFSTDGITRQNPQPGDGKKVYSMGFIDHRFLATYGIKLAVGRNFTAPESEVGWEKNTKLLVNETAARHLGFASATDALGKVVSWGKPFEIVGVVKDYHHQSLRETIAPIIFLPQNHGNWLTIQLTTDQVQAKMAELERLYKAAYPGNPFEFFFADENYNRQYQAEQQFGAIFMAASLLAIFIACLGLFGLATFMTEQRTKEIGVRKVLGASVGSIVALLSTDFLKLVLIGFLIASPIAWYASQYWLQHFAYKMDLTWWIFASAGLLATLIALVTISFQSIKAALANPVTSLRAE, via the coding sequence ATGCTCTACAATTACGTTAAAATTGCGTTTCGAAACCTCCTGAAAAACAAGCTTTTCTCGGGCGTAAACGTGGCGGGCCTGGCGCTCGGTATTGCTGCATTTCTGCTGATTCTGGAATACATCAGCTTTGAAAAAAGCGTCAACGGTTTTCACCGGAATTTACCGACGCTGTACCGCATGGTTTGGCAGAACAAGCAGGGCGATGTCTGGGCGGATATGGCTCCGGCGGTGGCTACGGTGATGAAGCAGGAGTTTCCGGAAGTCCGGCGCTTCTGCCGGATTGTCGATAACTCCATTTCCGGCATTGTCAGCACCACCAATTCGAAAAATCCGCAGGATACAAAGGCTTTCCGGGAAACCAGTCTGGCGTTGGCCGACGCCAGTTTTTTTGAACTTTTCACGTTTCCGTTGCTCGAGGGCGATGCCGCTACGGCCCTGACCCGCCCGAACACCGTAGCCCTGTCGGAATCCTACGCCCGGAAATATTTTGGAGCGGCAAAAGCCATCGGTCAGGTGTTGATGCTGAACAATCAGTTTGGGCAGACGCCCTATACCGTAACGGGGGTTTACGCCGACATGCCCCAGAACTCGGATTTGCAGTTTGGGCTGGTGTTTTCGTTGCAGACCCTGGCGAATCCGGCCAACCTCAACGGCAACGAGTGGGCGCGGCTCGACAGCTTCGATGGCGCTTATCTGACCACTTTTCTTCAGCTTCCGGAAGGCACAGATTACCGCTTACTGGAGGAGAAGTTTGATCAGTTGAAAAAGAAAATCCGGCCCCAGGACGAAAACCGGATGCACCTGCAACCGGCCGCGCAGTTGCACCTGGGCGCATCCCTTAGCGATCCGTACCCAACCACCGGCAACCTGGGCGTCATCTACCTGCTGGGCGGTATCGCCGGGCTGATTCTAATAATCGCCTGGTTTAATTACGTTAACTTATCGACCGCTGGCGCCTTGAAACGGGCCAAAGAAGTGGGCGTTCGGAAAGTGGTGGGAGCGGGCCGTGGGCAGTTAGTCGGGCAGTTTCTGGGCGAGTCCTTCTTGCTGAACCTGCTCGGTTTTGGGCTGGCCCTGCTGCTGGTGAGCGGTCTTCAGGCGGCTTTCAACGGGTTGGTCAACAAGGAGTTGTCGTTGCGTATGCTGCTGTCTAACCGGTTCTGGCTGGTGGGCTTGGGCCTGCTGATTTTCGGGGCGGTGGCGTCGGGCGGTTACACGGCTTTTGCGCTGTCATCGTTCCAGCCGCTTCAAACGCTGAAGGGAGCTTTCGGCAAGAGTGCCAAAGGCGGCTCGTTGCGTAAATCATTGGTTGTCTTTCAGTTTGGGGTTTCCTTGGTGCTGATGATTGGTACGTTTGTGTTGTACCAACAGTTGCAGTTCATGCAAAATCAGAAACTTGGATTTCAGTTGGAGCAACGGGTGGTGATTCAGGGGCCGGAGGTCGGAAAGGACGCGTCTTTTTCGTCGCGCATGGCGGCTTTTGAGCACGAACTGGAACAGCGTCCGTACGTAAAAAACTACTGCAATACAGGAACCGTGCCCGGCAATTATTACAACTTTTCGACCGACGGGATTACCCGGCAAAACCCGCAGCCCGGCGACGGCAAGAAAGTGTATTCGATGGGCTTTATCGACCACCGGTTTCTGGCTACCTACGGGATCAAACTGGCCGTTGGACGAAACTTTACCGCCCCGGAATCGGAAGTGGGCTGGGAGAAAAATACCAAACTGCTGGTGAACGAGACGGCGGCCCGGCACCTGGGGTTTGCTTCGGCGACTGACGCGCTGGGCAAGGTTGTGAGCTGGGGAAAACCGTTTGAAATCGTCGGCGTTGTGAAAGACTACCACCACCAGTCGCTGCGGGAAACCATCGCCCCCATTATTTTTCTGCCCCAGAATCACGGCAACTGGCTGACGATTCAGCTCACCACGGATCAGGTTCAGGCTAAAATGGCGGAACTCGAGCGGCTGTACAAAGCGGCTTATCCGGGTAACCCGTTCGAATTCTTTTTTGCGGACGAAAACTACAACCGGCAATACCAGGCGGAGCAGCAGTTCGGCGCGATTTTCATGGCGGCATCCCTGCTCGCGATCTTCATCGCCTGCCTGGGTTTGTTCGGGCTGGCCACCTTCATGACCGAGCAACGCACCAAAGAAATTGGCGTGCGGAAGGTCCTCGGCGCATCGGTGGGCAGCATCGTGGCGCTGCTTTCGACGGATTTTCTGAAGCTCGTTTTGATCGGCTTTTTGATTGCCTCGCCGATTGCCTGGTATGCGAGTCAATACTGGTTACAGCATTTTGCCTACAAAATGGACCTGACCTGGTGGATTTTTGCCAGTGCCGGTTTGCTGGCTACCCTGATCGCCCTGGTGACCATTTCCTTCCAAAGCATCAAAGCTGCTCTGGCCAACCCGGTGACTTCCCTGCGGGCGGAATGA
- a CDS encoding ABC transporter permease, whose protein sequence is MFQNYLKIAWRSLRKNRGFSFINILGLAVGMAVATLIGLWVWDELTFDRFYENEANLYRIMQNRTANGATTTQANAALPLRDVLRTEMPEIKRVVESLPSRMQSETALQVGERKVLRKAQNVGEEFLAMFRLPMRSGDWKSALRDPNSVVLTEETARALFDEADPVGKTVRLDNQFDLKVSGVLKKLPANTAWDFDFLVPFRHLELNLPWVQTARTDWNNNLIDYLVELHPNASRAAVDAKLKGIIKRHNPESIFEAFLHPVAQWHLYGEFQNGHNTGGFIRYVRLFGFVGLAVLLIACINFMNLATARSEKRAREVGVRKSVGSFRSQLIGQFLSESLLVAGLAFGLSLVLVLLLLPVFNGITQKQLTFPWSKPGFWLLALSFTFITGLLAGSYPAFYLSGFNAVRVLKGRVHAGRTVNWPRKVLVVVQFTACIAFIISAILVYQQIQYAKNRPMGYDSDRLLTVSLNADLQRNYEAVRNALLGSGAVESVTKASSPATTISSDTRVDWSGKAPDEIMRLNLISASPEYLATMGIKLKRGRNFSPTGADSLSVILNEAAVRAMRLKEPLNQEMSLVWDPGRKLRVVGVVENSIIDSPYLPVHPLMLLTGLPYEEYLIFRLTAHVGTAEALSRIEPIFQKFNPAYPFDYQFVNDEYSRKFGQEELLGKLAGVFAMLAVFIACLGLFGLAASLAEQRTKEIGIRKVLGASVVSLWSLLSREFVGLVVVACVLASPLAAYFLNDWLQQFDYRISLHWWVFALAGGLAVVIALLTVSFQSIRAALLNPVTSLRSE, encoded by the coding sequence ATGTTTCAAAATTACCTGAAAATCGCCTGGCGCAGTCTGCGGAAAAACCGTGGGTTCAGTTTTATCAACATCCTGGGGCTGGCGGTCGGGATGGCCGTGGCGACGCTGATCGGCCTGTGGGTGTGGGACGAACTGACTTTCGATCGGTTTTACGAAAACGAAGCCAATCTGTACCGAATCATGCAGAACCGGACGGCCAACGGCGCAACCACGACCCAGGCCAATGCAGCCTTGCCGCTGCGGGATGTTTTACGGACGGAAATGCCGGAAATCAAACGGGTGGTGGAAAGCTTGCCGTCGAGGATGCAGAGCGAAACGGCCTTGCAGGTCGGCGAACGGAAAGTGCTGCGGAAAGCGCAGAATGTCGGTGAGGAATTTCTGGCGATGTTTCGGTTGCCGATGCGGTCCGGTGACTGGAAGTCGGCCCTGCGCGACCCGAATTCGGTGGTGTTGACCGAGGAGACGGCCCGGGCGCTTTTTGACGAAGCCGATCCGGTTGGAAAAACGGTGCGGCTCGACAACCAGTTTGATCTGAAAGTGAGTGGCGTTCTGAAAAAACTACCGGCCAACACCGCCTGGGATTTTGATTTTCTGGTTCCTTTCCGGCACCTCGAACTGAATCTGCCCTGGGTGCAGACCGCCCGGACCGACTGGAACAACAACCTAATCGATTATCTGGTTGAACTGCACCCAAACGCCAGTCGGGCCGCAGTCGACGCCAAACTGAAAGGCATCATCAAGCGCCACAATCCGGAATCGATCTTCGAAGCGTTTCTGCACCCGGTGGCCCAATGGCATCTGTACGGCGAATTTCAGAACGGGCACAATACCGGCGGCTTCATCCGGTATGTGCGGCTTTTTGGCTTCGTGGGGCTGGCGGTCCTGCTGATTGCCTGCATCAATTTCATGAATCTGGCCACGGCCCGTTCCGAAAAACGCGCTAGGGAAGTGGGCGTACGGAAATCGGTGGGCTCGTTCCGGTCGCAGCTCATTGGGCAGTTTCTGAGCGAATCGCTGCTGGTGGCCGGGCTGGCGTTTGGGCTGTCCCTGGTGCTGGTGCTGCTCCTGCTGCCGGTCTTCAACGGGATTACGCAAAAACAACTCACCTTCCCGTGGTCCAAACCCGGTTTCTGGCTGCTGGCATTGAGCTTTACCTTCATCACAGGTCTTCTGGCGGGCAGCTATCCGGCTTTTTACCTGTCCGGGTTCAATGCCGTGCGGGTGCTGAAGGGCCGTGTTCACGCGGGTCGGACGGTCAACTGGCCGCGCAAAGTGCTGGTGGTGGTACAGTTTACGGCTTGCATTGCGTTTATCATCAGCGCTATTCTGGTTTACCAGCAAATTCAGTACGCAAAAAACCGTCCGATGGGTTATGATTCGGATCGGCTGCTGACGGTTTCGCTGAACGCCGATTTACAGCGGAATTACGAAGCCGTGCGGAATGCACTGCTTGGGTCAGGGGCGGTCGAAAGCGTTACCAAAGCGTCGAGCCCGGCCACGACCATTTCGAGCGATACGCGGGTGGACTGGTCCGGCAAAGCGCCCGACGAAATCATGCGGCTCAACCTGATCTCGGCTTCGCCGGAGTACCTGGCAACGATGGGCATCAAGCTCAAACGTGGGCGCAATTTCAGCCCTACCGGTGCCGATTCGTTGTCGGTGATTCTGAACGAAGCGGCCGTGCGGGCCATGCGGCTGAAAGAACCGCTGAATCAGGAAATGAGCCTGGTTTGGGACCCCGGCCGCAAGCTGCGCGTGGTGGGTGTGGTTGAAAACTCGATCATCGATTCGCCTTACCTGCCCGTTCATCCGCTCATGCTGCTGACGGGTCTTCCGTATGAGGAATACCTCATCTTCCGGCTGACCGCTCACGTCGGCACCGCCGAAGCCCTGTCGCGGATTGAACCGATTTTTCAAAAATTCAATCCGGCGTATCCGTTTGATTATCAGTTCGTCAATGATGAGTATAGCCGAAAGTTCGGGCAAGAGGAGCTACTTGGAAAACTTGCGGGCGTCTTTGCCATGCTGGCGGTTTTCATTGCCTGTCTGGGGCTGTTTGGGCTGGCGGCATCGCTGGCCGAGCAGCGAACCAAAGAGATTGGCATCCGGAAGGTATTGGGCGCCAGCGTGGTCAGTTTGTGGAGCTTGCTTTCCCGCGAGTTTGTCGGCCTGGTGGTGGTGGCCTGTGTGTTGGCATCGCCCCTGGCGGCCTATTTCCTGAACGACTGGCTTCAGCAATTCGACTACCGAATCAGTCTGCATTGGTGGGTGTTCGCGCTGGCGGGTGGGCTGGCCGTTGTCATTGCCTTGTTGACGGTTTCGTTCCAAAGCATCCGGGCCGCCCTGCTCAATCCGGTGACCTCGCTGCGGTCGGAATAA